From Methylocystis sp. ATCC 49242, one genomic window encodes:
- a CDS encoding aminotransferase class I/II-fold pyridoxal phosphate-dependent enzyme: protein MTKHRSLSDYASRRFRLAGNALLEFNNPFFAQIDKLRADFEAQGTHFVSFANYDYLGLANHPRIREEAKREVDNLGIGALASRLVGGERTTHKQFEAEIARFIGMESALALVSGYLANVTTIAYLMNGKRDAIFIDELAHNSIVYGAEGAPAHVVKFRHNDMDHLDHLLARHREEYRNVLVVVEGVYSMDGDTADLPRLYEIKDKYKIWLMVDEAHSLGVLGDHGRGLAEHQGVDPQRIDIIVGTMSKSLASCGGYVCAKKEVIEWFRFTLPGFVYSVGFSPVILAAARTALKLMQEETWRIGKLAQNAELFRQVAHENGFSTGPAIGRGVVPILFESDLETMWAARHLLEKGYYVPPVVRIGVPKDGPRLRFFFSANHTEAEIRGVIHALRDMPPVSEEAQRIVAAAMAGA, encoded by the coding sequence GTGACGAAGCACAGAAGCCTCTCGGACTATGCGTCGCGGAGATTCCGCCTCGCGGGCAACGCCCTGCTCGAGTTCAACAACCCCTTCTTCGCCCAGATCGACAAGCTGCGCGCCGATTTCGAGGCGCAGGGCACGCATTTCGTTAGCTTCGCCAATTACGACTATCTGGGCCTCGCGAATCACCCCCGCATCCGCGAGGAGGCCAAGCGCGAGGTCGACAATCTCGGCATTGGCGCCCTGGCGTCGCGGCTCGTCGGCGGCGAGCGCACGACCCACAAGCAGTTCGAGGCGGAGATCGCGAGATTCATCGGCATGGAGAGCGCGCTGGCGCTGGTCTCCGGCTATCTCGCCAATGTGACGACGATCGCCTATCTGATGAACGGCAAGCGCGACGCCATTTTCATCGACGAACTCGCGCACAACAGCATCGTCTACGGCGCCGAGGGCGCGCCCGCCCATGTCGTCAAGTTCCGCCACAACGACATGGATCACCTGGACCATCTGCTGGCGCGCCATCGCGAGGAATATCGCAATGTGCTCGTCGTGGTCGAAGGCGTCTACAGCATGGACGGCGACACCGCCGACCTGCCGCGTCTCTACGAGATCAAGGACAAATACAAGATCTGGCTGATGGTCGACGAGGCCCATTCGCTGGGCGTTCTCGGCGATCATGGCCGCGGCCTCGCCGAGCATCAGGGCGTCGATCCGCAGCGCATCGACATCATCGTCGGCACCATGTCGAAGAGTCTCGCCTCCTGCGGCGGCTATGTCTGCGCGAAGAAGGAGGTGATCGAGTGGTTTCGCTTCACCCTTCCCGGCTTCGTCTACAGCGTCGGCTTCTCGCCCGTCATTCTCGCGGCGGCGCGTACGGCGCTCAAACTGATGCAGGAGGAGACCTGGCGTATCGGGAAACTCGCGCAGAACGCCGAGCTCTTCCGCCAGGTCGCGCATGAGAACGGCTTTTCCACCGGCCCGGCCATCGGCCGCGGCGTGGTGCCGATCCTGTTCGAAAGCGACCTCGAGACCATGTGGGCGGCGCGCCATTTGCTCGAAAAGGGCTATTACGTGCCGCCCGTCGTGCGCATCGGCGTGCCCAAGGACGGCCCACGCCTTCGCTTCTTCTTCTCCGCCAATCACACCGAGGCCGAGATTCGCGGCGTCATTCATGCATTGCGCGACATGCCTCCGGTGTCGGAGGAAGCCCAGCGGATCGTCGCCGCGGCGATGGCGGGCGCCTGA